A region of Vitis riparia cultivar Riparia Gloire de Montpellier isolate 1030 chromosome 1, EGFV_Vit.rip_1.0, whole genome shotgun sequence DNA encodes the following proteins:
- the LOC117918109 gene encoding RNA-binding KH domain-containing protein RCF3-like isoform X2, with protein MAGQRNDYGKRSHSQSDYGGNGGSKRRNPGDDKEQHGIGAEDTVYRYLCPVRKIGSIIGRGGDIAKQLRSETKSNIRIGETMPGCDERVVTIYSSSEETNPFGDTGELVSPAQDALFRVHDRIVAGELPADEEPEEAQQVTVRMLVPSDQIGCVIGKGGQVIQNIRSETRAQIRILKDEHLPPCALSSDELLQIIGDASVVRKALHQLASRLHENPSRSQHLLLSSSPNMYQSGGTFMTPNIDAPLVGVAPLMGSYGGYKGDTGDWSHSYYSARRDESSAKEFSLRLVCPTGNIGGVIGKGGGIIKQIRQESGASIKVDSSSAEGDDCIIFISAKEFFEDPSPTIDAALRLQPRCSEKAERESSDSVVTTRLLVPSSRIGCLIGKGGAIISEMRSVTRANIRILSKENLPKVASEDDEMVQITGELNVASNALLQVTLRLKANLFEREGAIAAIPPTLPYLPMSDMSDGSKYGSRDSQPRERGFSSYSGGYGSSDLAPSDRYGSYGGSQSGGGNGYGAYSGYSSSRSGSTGFGGS; from the exons ATGGCGGGCCAGAGAAATGACTATGGCAAGAGATCCCATTCTCAGTCTGACTATGGTGGTAATGGAGGAAGTAAGAGAAGAAACCCTGGAGATGACAAGGAGCAGCATGGTATTGGGGCAGAAGATACTGTATACCGTTACCTGTGCCCTGTGAGAAAGATTGGAAGCATCATTGGTAGGGGTGGAGACATTGCAAAACAACTAAGATCTGAAACTAAATCAAACATTAGGATTGGGGAAACTATGCCAGGCTGTGATGAACGTGTTGTCACCATCTATAGTTCAAGTGAGGAAACTAATCCATTTGGTGATACCGGTGAGCTTGTTTCACCTGCACAAGATGCTCTCTTCAGGGTGCATGATAGGATTGTTGCTGGTGAGCTGCCTGCTGATGAGGAACCTGAAGAGGCACAGCAAGTTACTGTTCGGATGCTTGTGCCTTCTGATCAGATTGGTTGTGTTATTGGGAAAGGTGGGCAAGTGATTCAGAATATACGCAGTGAAACTCGTGCTCAGATTCGCATTCTAAAAGATGAACATCTGCCACCTTGTGCCCTTAGTTCTGATGAGCTTCTGCAG ATAATTGGGGATGCATCAGTAGTGAGAAAGGCTCTTCATCAACTAGCATCTCGCCTTCATGAGAATCCATCACGATCCCAGCACCTGCTGTTGTCTTCTTCCCCCAACATGTATCAATCTGGTGGTACGTTCATGACTCCAAATATTGATGCCCCACTTGTGGGTGTTGCTCCATTGATGGGTTCTTATGGGGGTTACAAAGGTGATACAGGAGATTGGTCGCACTCTTATTACTCTGCTCGGAGGGATGAATCTTCTGCAAAGGAATTCTCTCTTCGTTTGGTTTGTCCAACTGGAAATATTGGAGGTGTGATTGGCAAAGGTGGCGGTATTATCAAACAAATCAGACAGGAATCTGGGGCTTCCATTAAAGTTGATAGTTCAAGTGCTGAAGGAGatgattgtattatttttatatcagcAAAGGAG TTCTTCGAAGATCCATCTCCAACCATTGATGCAGCACTACGGTTGCAACCACGATGCAGCGAGAAAGCTGAAAGGGAATCTAGTGATTCTGTGGTCACTACCCGTCTACTCGTTCCAAGCTCACGAATTGGATGCCTTATTGGTAAAGGTGGGGCCATCATTTCTGAGATGAGGAGTGTTACAAGAGCAAACATCCGCATTCTATCTAAGGAAAATCTTCCCAAGGTTGCATCTGAAGATGATGAGATGGTGCAG ATCACTGGAGAGCTAAATGTTGCTAGCAATGCCCTTTTACAAGTGACATTGCGGTTAAAAGCTAATTTATTTGAAAGGGAGGGTGCAATAGCTGCAATTCCACCAACCCTTCCCTACCTTCCCATGTCAGACATGTCAGATGGTTCAAAATATGGAAGCCGTGATAGTCAACCGCGTGAACGTGGGTTTTCTTCTTATTCAGGTGGATATGGTTCTAGTGATTTGGCCCCAAGTGACAGATATGGGAGCTATGGTGGTTCACAG AGTGGTGGTGGGAATGGTTATGGAGCATATAGTGGCTATTCTTCCAGTCGATCGGGTAGCACTGG GTTTGGTGGGAGTTAG
- the LOC117918109 gene encoding RNA-binding KH domain-containing protein RCF3-like isoform X1, which produces MAGQRNDYGKRSHSQSDYGGNGGSKRRNPGDDKEQHGIGAEDTVYRYLCPVRKIGSIIGRGGDIAKQLRSETKSNIRIGETMPGCDERVVTIYSSSEETNPFGDTGELVSPAQDALFRVHDRIVAGELPADEEPEEAQQVTVRMLVPSDQIGCVIGKGGQVIQNIRSETRAQIRILKDEHLPPCALSSDELLQIIGDASVVRKALHQLASRLHENPSRSQHLLLSSSPNMYQSGGTFMTPNIDAPLVGVAPLMGSYGGYKGDTGDWSHSYYSARRDESSAKEFSLRLVCPTGNIGGVIGKGGGIIKQIRQESGASIKVDSSSAEGDDCIIFISAKEFFEDPSPTIDAALRLQPRCSEKAERESSDSVVTTRLLVPSSRIGCLIGKGGAIISEMRSVTRANIRILSKENLPKVASEDDEMVQITGELNVASNALLQVTLRLKANLFEREGAIAAIPPTLPYLPMSDMSDGSKYGSRDSQPRERGFSSYSGGYGSSDLAPSDRYGSYGGSQSGGGNGYGAYSGYSSSRSGSTGLSSQGRVSHGKHHGY; this is translated from the exons ATGGCGGGCCAGAGAAATGACTATGGCAAGAGATCCCATTCTCAGTCTGACTATGGTGGTAATGGAGGAAGTAAGAGAAGAAACCCTGGAGATGACAAGGAGCAGCATGGTATTGGGGCAGAAGATACTGTATACCGTTACCTGTGCCCTGTGAGAAAGATTGGAAGCATCATTGGTAGGGGTGGAGACATTGCAAAACAACTAAGATCTGAAACTAAATCAAACATTAGGATTGGGGAAACTATGCCAGGCTGTGATGAACGTGTTGTCACCATCTATAGTTCAAGTGAGGAAACTAATCCATTTGGTGATACCGGTGAGCTTGTTTCACCTGCACAAGATGCTCTCTTCAGGGTGCATGATAGGATTGTTGCTGGTGAGCTGCCTGCTGATGAGGAACCTGAAGAGGCACAGCAAGTTACTGTTCGGATGCTTGTGCCTTCTGATCAGATTGGTTGTGTTATTGGGAAAGGTGGGCAAGTGATTCAGAATATACGCAGTGAAACTCGTGCTCAGATTCGCATTCTAAAAGATGAACATCTGCCACCTTGTGCCCTTAGTTCTGATGAGCTTCTGCAG ATAATTGGGGATGCATCAGTAGTGAGAAAGGCTCTTCATCAACTAGCATCTCGCCTTCATGAGAATCCATCACGATCCCAGCACCTGCTGTTGTCTTCTTCCCCCAACATGTATCAATCTGGTGGTACGTTCATGACTCCAAATATTGATGCCCCACTTGTGGGTGTTGCTCCATTGATGGGTTCTTATGGGGGTTACAAAGGTGATACAGGAGATTGGTCGCACTCTTATTACTCTGCTCGGAGGGATGAATCTTCTGCAAAGGAATTCTCTCTTCGTTTGGTTTGTCCAACTGGAAATATTGGAGGTGTGATTGGCAAAGGTGGCGGTATTATCAAACAAATCAGACAGGAATCTGGGGCTTCCATTAAAGTTGATAGTTCAAGTGCTGAAGGAGatgattgtattatttttatatcagcAAAGGAG TTCTTCGAAGATCCATCTCCAACCATTGATGCAGCACTACGGTTGCAACCACGATGCAGCGAGAAAGCTGAAAGGGAATCTAGTGATTCTGTGGTCACTACCCGTCTACTCGTTCCAAGCTCACGAATTGGATGCCTTATTGGTAAAGGTGGGGCCATCATTTCTGAGATGAGGAGTGTTACAAGAGCAAACATCCGCATTCTATCTAAGGAAAATCTTCCCAAGGTTGCATCTGAAGATGATGAGATGGTGCAG ATCACTGGAGAGCTAAATGTTGCTAGCAATGCCCTTTTACAAGTGACATTGCGGTTAAAAGCTAATTTATTTGAAAGGGAGGGTGCAATAGCTGCAATTCCACCAACCCTTCCCTACCTTCCCATGTCAGACATGTCAGATGGTTCAAAATATGGAAGCCGTGATAGTCAACCGCGTGAACGTGGGTTTTCTTCTTATTCAGGTGGATATGGTTCTAGTGATTTGGCCCCAAGTGACAGATATGGGAGCTATGGTGGTTCACAG AGTGGTGGTGGGAATGGTTATGGAGCATATAGTGGCTATTCTTCCAGTCGATCGGGTAGCACTGG GTTATCTAGTCAGGGCCgtgtttcccatgggaaacatCATGGTTATTAG
- the LOC117918109 gene encoding RNA-binding KH domain-containing protein RCF3-like isoform X3, protein MAGQRNDYGKRSHSQSDYGGNGGSKRRNPGDDKEQHGIGAEDTVYRYLCPVRKIGSIIGRGGDIAKQLRSETKSNIRIGETMPGCDERVVTIYSSSEETNPFGDTGELVSPAQDALFRVHDRIVAGELPADEEPEEAQQVTVRMLVPSDQIGCVIGKGGQVIQNIRSETRAQIRILKDEHLPPCALSSDELLQIIGDASVVRKALHQLASRLHENPSRSQHLLLSSSPNMYQSGGDWSHSYYSARRDESSAKEFSLRLVCPTGNIGGVIGKGGGIIKQIRQESGASIKVDSSSAEGDDCIIFISAKEFFEDPSPTIDAALRLQPRCSEKAERESSDSVVTTRLLVPSSRIGCLIGKGGAIISEMRSVTRANIRILSKENLPKVASEDDEMVQITGELNVASNALLQVTLRLKANLFEREGAIAAIPPTLPYLPMSDMSDGSKYGSRDSQPRERGFSSYSGGYGSSDLAPSDRYGSYGGSQSGGGNGYGAYSGYSSSRSGSTGLSSQGRVSHGKHHGY, encoded by the exons ATGGCGGGCCAGAGAAATGACTATGGCAAGAGATCCCATTCTCAGTCTGACTATGGTGGTAATGGAGGAAGTAAGAGAAGAAACCCTGGAGATGACAAGGAGCAGCATGGTATTGGGGCAGAAGATACTGTATACCGTTACCTGTGCCCTGTGAGAAAGATTGGAAGCATCATTGGTAGGGGTGGAGACATTGCAAAACAACTAAGATCTGAAACTAAATCAAACATTAGGATTGGGGAAACTATGCCAGGCTGTGATGAACGTGTTGTCACCATCTATAGTTCAAGTGAGGAAACTAATCCATTTGGTGATACCGGTGAGCTTGTTTCACCTGCACAAGATGCTCTCTTCAGGGTGCATGATAGGATTGTTGCTGGTGAGCTGCCTGCTGATGAGGAACCTGAAGAGGCACAGCAAGTTACTGTTCGGATGCTTGTGCCTTCTGATCAGATTGGTTGTGTTATTGGGAAAGGTGGGCAAGTGATTCAGAATATACGCAGTGAAACTCGTGCTCAGATTCGCATTCTAAAAGATGAACATCTGCCACCTTGTGCCCTTAGTTCTGATGAGCTTCTGCAG ATAATTGGGGATGCATCAGTAGTGAGAAAGGCTCTTCATCAACTAGCATCTCGCCTTCATGAGAATCCATCACGATCCCAGCACCTGCTGTTGTCTTCTTCCCCCAACATGTATCAATCTGGTG GAGATTGGTCGCACTCTTATTACTCTGCTCGGAGGGATGAATCTTCTGCAAAGGAATTCTCTCTTCGTTTGGTTTGTCCAACTGGAAATATTGGAGGTGTGATTGGCAAAGGTGGCGGTATTATCAAACAAATCAGACAGGAATCTGGGGCTTCCATTAAAGTTGATAGTTCAAGTGCTGAAGGAGatgattgtattatttttatatcagcAAAGGAG TTCTTCGAAGATCCATCTCCAACCATTGATGCAGCACTACGGTTGCAACCACGATGCAGCGAGAAAGCTGAAAGGGAATCTAGTGATTCTGTGGTCACTACCCGTCTACTCGTTCCAAGCTCACGAATTGGATGCCTTATTGGTAAAGGTGGGGCCATCATTTCTGAGATGAGGAGTGTTACAAGAGCAAACATCCGCATTCTATCTAAGGAAAATCTTCCCAAGGTTGCATCTGAAGATGATGAGATGGTGCAG ATCACTGGAGAGCTAAATGTTGCTAGCAATGCCCTTTTACAAGTGACATTGCGGTTAAAAGCTAATTTATTTGAAAGGGAGGGTGCAATAGCTGCAATTCCACCAACCCTTCCCTACCTTCCCATGTCAGACATGTCAGATGGTTCAAAATATGGAAGCCGTGATAGTCAACCGCGTGAACGTGGGTTTTCTTCTTATTCAGGTGGATATGGTTCTAGTGATTTGGCCCCAAGTGACAGATATGGGAGCTATGGTGGTTCACAG AGTGGTGGTGGGAATGGTTATGGAGCATATAGTGGCTATTCTTCCAGTCGATCGGGTAGCACTGG GTTATCTAGTCAGGGCCgtgtttcccatgggaaacatCATGGTTATTAG